A single region of the Vicia villosa cultivar HV-30 ecotype Madison, WI linkage group LG4, Vvil1.0, whole genome shotgun sequence genome encodes:
- the LOC131597230 gene encoding uncharacterized protein LOC131597230: protein MKLTCSLRCPRPFSIPSVIPFLFFPSMDVADLFPEAVLQKSTEPNCKSKPQEQVKSKSFAAVLSENVCDIPLSQLPIPCLKGDRLAIAIPEDEYKLGVEACKHHLHGRIIWAKGSTPMTVSALRTKLLEMWTAIGKWGITSFGKGFFEFAFSSLEDIQRVRLVSAWTLPNGVLKLFPWTKDFVPSTLKQTSAQVWIRIHGLSQEYRRPKILFAIASSIGTPICIDSASSKSAFERHFGHFVRVLVDLDLTKECIDKILVERVGFSFFVDIEYEKVPEFCSYCLCIGHNVSTCKRMDSAKATEQTKQKKQDVKGKNVIDVVGTIETPVVLAAEVPNKENNSSQNVFEGETSTHLKDLIGEASNQANLEKAIIVIVMDTRIVNTLMPPLWLIQFLKHR from the coding sequence atgaagctCACGTGCTCTCTTCGGTGCCCTCGACCTTTCTCTATTCCTTCTGTTATTCCCTTCCTCTTCTTCCCTTCCATGGACGTTGCTGATCTTTTCCCGGAAGCAGTCTTACAGAAATCAACTGAGCCAAACTGTAAAAGCAAACCTCAGGAGCAAGTTAAATCTAAATCATTTGCTGCAGTTCTCTCTGAAAATGTTTGCGACATTCCATTAAGTCAACTTCCGATCCCTTGTCTCAAAGGAGATCGTCTTGCTATAGCTATTCCTGAAGATGAATACAAGCTGGGAGTGGAAGCTTGCAAGCACCACCTTCATGGCAGAATCATTTGGGCGAAAGGTTCTACTCCGATGACGGTGTCAGCTCTGAGAACGAAACTTTTGGAGATGTGGACTGCTATTGGTAAATGGGGCATTACATCTTTTGGGAAAGGGTTTTTTGAATTTGCTTTCTCCTCCCTTGAGGACATTCAAAGAGTCAGATTGGTTAGTGCCTGGACTTTACCTAATGgagttttgaaattgtttccttgGACTAAGGATTTTGTGCCTTCAACATTGAAGCAAACATCTGCTCAGGTTTGGATTAGAATACACGGGCTTTCACAAGAGTACCGGAGACCTAAAATCCTATTTGCCATTGCCAGTAGCATAGGTACGCCAATATGCATTGACTCTGCTTCTAGCAAGTCTGCATTTGAGAGACATTTTGGGCATTTTGTAAGAGTCTTAGTTGATTTGGATTTAACCAAAGAATGCATTGATAAAATCCTTGTGGAAAGAGTgggattttctttttttgttgataTTGAGTATGAAAAAGTTCCAGAGTTTTGCTCATATTGTTTGTGCATAGGGCATAATGTTTCTACTTGCAAACGCATGGATTCCGCTAAAGCTACGGAGCAAACCAAACAGAAAAAACAGGATGTCAAAGGGAAGAATGTGATAGATGTAGTAGGAACAATTGAGACTCCGGTGGTTTTGGCTGCTGAAGTTCCTAATAAGGAAAATAATTCTAGTCAGAATGTTTTTGAGGGAGAGACCTCAACTCATTTGAAGGACTTGATTGGAGAAGCCTCGAATCAGGCTAACTTAGAAAAGGCAATAATTGTGATAGTGATGGACACTCGGATAGTGAATACATTGATGCCACCTTTGTGGTTGATACAGTTCCTAAAACACAGATAG